A stretch of the Vitis vinifera cultivar Pinot Noir 40024 chromosome 16, ASM3070453v1 genome encodes the following:
- the LOC104882165 gene encoding chaperone protein ClpB1-like, which produces MAVALATVGDAGSLSLDLLKEAGVSTSKVKSEVQKFRRKEGKKVESASGNTLDPVISRDEEIRKVIMILPRETKNDPVLIEEPGMGKTAVVERLAQKIVRGGVPSNLAEVRPMALDMGALVAGAKYRGEVRSWP; this is translated from the exons ATGGCCGTAGCCTTGGCCACTGTTGGCGACGCCGGAAGCCTATCTCT TGATCTGCTTAAAGAAGCTGGGGTTAGCACTTCTAAAGTGAAATCTGAGGTTCAGAAGTTTCGAAGGAAAGAAGGTAAGAAGGTGGAAAGTGCTTCTGGGAACACT CTTGATCCTGTCATTAGCCGAGACGAAGAGATTCGGAAGGTCATCATGATTCTTCCAAGGGAGACTAAGAACGACCCTGTTCTTATTGAAGAACCAGGTATGGGTAAGACTGCTGTTGTTGAAAGATTAGCTCAGAAAATTGTAAGAGGGGGTGTTCCCAGTAATCTCGCTGAAGTAAGACCTATGGCATTGGATATGGGTGCTTTGGTTGCTGGGGCAAAATATAGGGGAGAGGTACGTTCATGGCCTTGA